The Methanolacinia petrolearia DSM 11571 genome has a segment encoding these proteins:
- the cbiM gene encoding cobalt transporter CbiM, with product MHIPDAFMPLPQAAVYWLLAIIFIALALKWARKELNEDKIPLVAVLAAGIFAIQAFNLPVGMGTSGHLVGGALAAIVLGSPYAAVFILTIVLIIQGVIFGDGGITTMGANIINMGVIGGFVGFYSFQGLKSVTKNVYISAGIAAWLACFIAALACAIEMAIAGTFPLIAGMTAMGIYHAAIGVIEGIITAVAIYLIHNVRPDLLSFDTKSGTEAPA from the coding sequence ATGCATATTCCTGACGCATTTATGCCGCTGCCACAAGCAGCAGTTTACTGGTTGCTGGCAATAATTTTTATTGCCCTCGCACTCAAATGGGCGCGAAAAGAATTGAATGAAGATAAAATTCCTCTTGTTGCTGTTCTTGCCGCTGGAATTTTTGCCATACAGGCATTTAACCTGCCTGTAGGTATGGGAACCTCGGGGCACCTTGTAGGAGGAGCCCTCGCTGCAATAGTCCTCGGTTCTCCATACGCTGCAGTATTCATACTGACGATTGTCCTTATCATCCAGGGAGTAATATTCGGTGACGGAGGGATTACCACCATGGGTGCCAACATCATCAACATGGGCGTTATCGGTGGTTTTGTCGGATTTTATTCGTTCCAGGGACTCAAATCGGTAACAAAGAACGTTTATATCTCTGCCGGAATTGCAGCATGGCTTGCATGCTTCATAGCCGCGCTTGCATGTGCAATTGAGATGGCAATCGCCGGAACATTCCCGCTCATTGCCGGAATGACAGCAATGGGTATCTACCATGCTGCAATAGGCGTGATTGAAGGTATCATTACTGCGGTTGCGATATACCTCATACATAATGTAAGACCGGATCTACTGTCATTTGACACGAAAAGCGGTACGGAGGCACCGGCATGA
- the glmM gene encoding phosphoglucosamine mutase translates to MASEKAEKKLFGTNGARGVTGKDMTPDLVMRIGLSLSKIRKGKIAVGMDTRTSGPSLKSAIKAGLLAGGCDVVDLGILPTPALQYIVKLHFDAGAMITASHNPPEYNGVKIIDSDGTEFSDEDTIKLEGILFSGDYELKEWTGVGKESCANEMLDEYTDAICSRIEKLEKPLTVAVDPGSGPACLTTEKILTGIGCRVHTINGQMDGFFPGRMPEPSPEGLKPLAELVLATNSAFGVAHDGDADRAVFIDDKGEYLEENEEFALMQKYACRNNPGGVVVTPVSTSKVAEIIAAEYNCRVEYTRVGSISVARKMIELAEKGENVVFGGEGNGGLIFPGHQHCRDGGMTAAAMASLISTEGRPLSELRKDLPKLVMLKDKIFSDNHTEILNKATKSFSGEEIDLTDGVRINRKDGRWALLRPSGTEPFMRLYVEAPEKDAAESFREEILKSIN, encoded by the coding sequence ATGGCTTCAGAAAAAGCAGAAAAGAAATTATTCGGAACAAACGGTGCAAGAGGGGTTACCGGAAAGGACATGACACCCGATCTTGTCATGAGAATCGGTCTTTCACTGAGCAAAATAAGAAAAGGGAAGATTGCAGTCGGCATGGACACCCGGACTTCGGGCCCCTCCCTGAAATCTGCCATAAAAGCCGGACTGCTTGCGGGCGGATGCGATGTCGTCGACCTGGGAATTTTACCCACGCCTGCCCTGCAGTATATTGTAAAATTACATTTCGATGCAGGCGCCATGATTACTGCATCCCATAATCCCCCTGAATATAACGGCGTTAAAATAATCGACTCGGACGGAACGGAATTCAGCGATGAAGATACGATAAAACTTGAAGGGATCCTTTTCTCGGGCGATTATGAGCTCAAAGAATGGACAGGAGTAGGTAAGGAATCCTGTGCAAACGAGATGCTCGATGAATACACTGATGCTATATGCAGCCGGATCGAAAAACTTGAAAAACCGCTGACCGTTGCAGTCGATCCCGGATCGGGCCCCGCATGCCTGACGACCGAAAAAATTCTCACCGGAATCGGATGCAGGGTTCATACTATAAACGGGCAGATGGACGGATTCTTCCCGGGGAGAATGCCCGAACCCTCACCCGAGGGTTTGAAGCCCCTTGCAGAACTTGTACTTGCAACAAATTCCGCTTTCGGGGTAGCGCATGACGGAGATGCGGACAGGGCCGTGTTCATAGACGACAAAGGTGAATACCTTGAAGAGAACGAAGAATTCGCCCTCATGCAGAAATATGCCTGCCGCAACAACCCCGGGGGAGTTGTAGTAACGCCTGTAAGCACTTCAAAGGTTGCAGAAATTATAGCGGCCGAATACAACTGCCGTGTCGAGTATACCAGAGTGGGAAGCATCTCAGTTGCAAGGAAGATGATTGAACTTGCAGAAAAAGGGGAAAACGTCGTATTCGGCGGAGAAGGAAACGGCGGACTGATATTCCCCGGACACCAGCACTGCCGTGACGGAGGGATGACGGCGGCAGCAATGGCCTCTTTGATCTCAACAGAAGGAAGACCACTCTCTGAATTAAGAAAAGATCTTCCCAAACTCGTAATGCTCAAGGATAAGATATTCAGCGACAATCATACCGAAATTCTGAATAAAGCGACCAAATCATTTTCAGGTGAAGAGATCGATCTTACCGACGGAGTAAGAATCAACAGAAAAGACGGCAGATGGGCTCTGCTCCGCCCGTCCGGAACGGAGCCGTTTATGAGATTATATGTAGAGGCGCCTGAAAAAGATGCAGCAGAGTCATTCAGGGAAGAGATCCTGAAATCAATAAACTAA
- a CDS encoding manganese efflux pump MntP, with the protein MDAFAVSVSAGVCERSNKFPTSIKLAVVFGGFQGGMCILGWFAGRNFNDLISSYDHWIAFILLLAIGLKMIYEGFYGTEEKVFDLTAPLVLIILGIATSIDSLAVGLSFAFLDMDILAPAFIIAIVTLVLSLAGYNLGGKFGDVIGKRAEIIGGCILILLGIKIIIESI; encoded by the coding sequence ATGGATGCCTTTGCCGTTTCAGTATCTGCAGGAGTATGCGAGAGATCAAATAAATTTCCTACTTCAATAAAACTGGCCGTTGTATTCGGCGGATTCCAGGGAGGAATGTGTATCCTCGGCTGGTTCGCCGGAAGAAATTTCAATGATCTCATATCGAGTTACGATCACTGGATTGCATTTATTCTTCTACTGGCAATCGGCCTGAAGATGATTTATGAAGGATTCTACGGCACTGAAGAGAAGGTATTCGATCTGACTGCCCCCCTGGTTCTTATTATCCTCGGCATCGCCACAAGTATCGATTCGCTTGCTGTGGGTCTTTCATTCGCATTTCTGGATATGGATATTCTTGCTCCTGCATTTATTATCGCGATCGTAACACTGGTTCTTTCTCTGGCAGGGTATAACCTGGGCGGAAAGTTCGGCGATGTGATCGGGAAGAGAGCGGAGATAATCGGAGGATGTATACTGATTCTCCTTGGAATAAAAATTATTATTGAGAGTATCTAA
- a CDS encoding GNAT family N-acetyltransferase, protein MKDTNIEISIIKDWNIEEIIDLYREGGWWKEEWDPDEIKPLISGSFLFAVAINKKNRAVGMGRVISDGSSDGYVQDLVVRSDYRGTGLGRRILKTLVAESRKRGLSWIGLIAEPGTSKFYEKEGFSIMDDHIPMVLRFYDD, encoded by the coding sequence ATGAAAGATACGAATATAGAGATCTCAATTATAAAGGACTGGAACATCGAAGAGATTATTGATCTCTACAGAGAAGGAGGATGGTGGAAGGAAGAATGGGATCCGGATGAGATCAAACCGCTGATCAGCGGAAGCTTCCTGTTTGCAGTAGCCATCAACAAAAAGAACAGGGCAGTAGGTATGGGGAGAGTGATCTCGGACGGTTCATCGGACGGATATGTTCAGGATCTTGTGGTCCGTTCGGATTACAGGGGTACTGGTCTTGGCAGACGCATTTTAAAGACCCTGGTTGCTGAATCCAGGAAACGCGGGTTAAGCTGGATAGGTCTTATAGCCGAACCAGGAACCTCGAAGTTTTATGAAAAGGAAGGATTTTCAATAATGGACGATCATATTCCAATGGTTTTAAGGTTCTACGATGATTGA
- a CDS encoding aconitase X, producing the protein MQLDREDENILAGEYGETRQKMMEILVALGKVFGAEELVPITSAQISGASYKTIGEWGLEWLRNLDARVAVLSVLNPVGMPRDNWRDIGISKEFADKQLAVMDAYRKLGVKMECTCTPYYLYTNLTMQDHLAWSESSAVSYVNSVIGAKTNREGGPSALAAAIIGKTPKYGLHLFKNRMPQVTVEVEDSDALHAGHFGAIGYLAGKEVGNRIPYFTNIRASRDQLKALGAAMAATGAVALYHVKGITPEARLPTFAPEPSEKIVIEASEIESLFKEKEIDAVAVGCPHCSAEELLKISELLAGRKVKKPLYIFSSKGVKDANAGIVSKIQKTGAKVIEDTCIVVSPAMDKFDTIMVDSGKAFAYVPNMCGAEARLGSLEECIEEAVR; encoded by the coding sequence ATGCAGCTTGACAGGGAAGACGAGAATATACTGGCCGGTGAGTACGGCGAGACAAGACAGAAGATGATGGAGATCCTCGTTGCTCTGGGGAAGGTCTTCGGGGCGGAGGAGCTGGTACCGATAACGAGTGCCCAGATCAGCGGGGCGTCGTATAAGACTATAGGCGAGTGGGGCCTTGAATGGCTGAGAAATCTTGATGCGCGTGTCGCTGTCCTTTCGGTCTTAAATCCGGTGGGTATGCCCCGTGACAACTGGCGCGATATAGGGATCTCAAAGGAGTTCGCAGATAAACAGCTGGCAGTAATGGATGCGTACAGGAAGCTTGGCGTGAAGATGGAGTGCACCTGTACTCCTTATTACCTTTATACGAACCTGACGATGCAGGACCATCTTGCATGGTCCGAATCGTCTGCAGTCTCGTATGTCAACTCGGTTATCGGCGCGAAGACGAACCGCGAGGGCGGGCCGTCCGCACTTGCAGCGGCAATTATCGGTAAAACTCCCAAGTACGGGCTGCACCTGTTCAAAAATCGTATGCCTCAGGTTACAGTTGAGGTCGAGGATTCGGACGCTCTTCACGCCGGGCATTTCGGTGCGATAGGATATCTTGCAGGAAAAGAGGTTGGAAACAGGATCCCGTACTTTACGAACATACGCGCATCGAGAGATCAGCTCAAGGCCCTGGGAGCGGCGATGGCGGCAACCGGAGCAGTCGCCCTGTATCATGTAAAGGGGATAACGCCCGAGGCGAGACTGCCGACATTTGCTCCGGAACCCTCGGAAAAGATCGTGATAGAGGCATCCGAGATAGAATCGTTGTTTAAGGAAAAGGAGATCGATGCGGTGGCTGTCGGGTGCCCTCACTGCTCGGCTGAAGAGCTTTTAAAAATTTCCGAATTGCTTGCAGGCAGGAAGGTGAAAAAACCTCTCTACATCTTCTCGTCGAAAGGCGTGAAGGATGCAAACGCCGGTATAGTCTCGAAGATTCAAAAGACAGGGGCGAAGGTTATCGAGGATACCTGCATCGTGGTCTCTCCTGCGATGGATAAATTCGATACGATAATGGTCGATTCCGGCAAGGCATTTGCCTATGTCCCGAATATGTGCGGCGCCGAGGCAAGACTGGGAAGCCTTGAAGAGTGCATAGAAGAGGCTGTTAGATAA
- a CDS encoding PDGLE domain-containing protein: MMDNKKFMIIGIIVALIIGILAVFLASGDPDGLESTALVVQDEKSILGASPEDGDAEAIGTGTFTYESPLPDYTMGESAGTAGAIVALIIGIFITFGLIIGVTWAVTSKTSKS, translated from the coding sequence ATGATGGACAATAAGAAATTTATGATCATAGGTATCATCGTTGCCCTGATTATTGGGATCCTGGCGGTATTCCTTGCATCAGGTGATCCCGACGGTCTGGAGAGCACCGCGCTTGTAGTACAGGATGAAAAATCTATTCTCGGTGCATCGCCCGAAGACGGGGATGCCGAGGCAATAGGTACCGGAACATTCACATATGAGTCTCCGCTTCCCGACTATACGATGGGTGAAAGTGCCGGAACGGCAGGTGCTATTGTCGCCCTGATCATAGGAATCTTCATCACCTTTGGTCTGATCATAGGCGTAACCTGGGCGGTCACATCAAAAACCTCAAAATCATAG
- a CDS encoding DUF1890 domain-containing protein — protein sequence MMSTEDEKKVLLVMGCPQVPVQTPAVLYISYKLKEEGYKPVAAGTPAADMIIKYSDPGLYYIGELKNIDSEVARIVDEGENYDLCFVFIHNDSGVAYAATMNEILECEVIPVVFGKEYDEMVKLIDFSSRIISAEAVHNPKPLIKEIDRVMKWAV from the coding sequence ATGATGAGTACTGAAGATGAAAAAAAAGTTCTTCTTGTTATGGGGTGTCCGCAGGTACCTGTTCAGACTCCTGCTGTGCTCTATATTTCATATAAGCTGAAGGAGGAGGGCTACAAACCTGTTGCTGCCGGAACACCTGCAGCCGATATGATCATAAAATATTCAGATCCCGGCCTGTATTATATAGGAGAGTTGAAGAACATCGATTCCGAAGTTGCCAGAATTGTCGATGAAGGAGAGAATTACGATCTCTGTTTTGTGTTCATCCACAACGATTCGGGAGTTGCATATGCCGCAACAATGAACGAAATTCTTGAGTGCGAAGTTATCCCTGTGGTCTTTGGAAAAGAGTACGATGAGATGGTGAAACTGATAGACTTTTCTTCAAGAATTATCTCGGCCGAGGCCGTTCATAATCCCAAACCGCTTATTAAAGAGATAGACAGGGTGATGAAATGGGCTGTATAG
- a CDS encoding DUF2156 domain-containing protein encodes MIDIKDFRDVTLKDKAFFKDFFSKYPSEHSDNTFPTMVCWSEYAHYRFVNVGGAVIISSEIDGDYSFRGPFGEYDNSLLIDTLKLAKEYGTDHAYEIFDKNTFLRVLKYIPKDVIVPERDFFDYVYDTELLADLPGKDFFNIRKQINKFKNKCSYKIEDISEESLESIHKFLIKWCEWKHCEENSVLNYEMSALQYAVDHYKELELSGIIIKNEEDIIALSIYEELNSDNIVVHFEKGLPKCSGSYKIINNETAKKLKGKYKFINRESDLGLPGLREAKMRYHPDHFSKVYVVKAENIPDF; translated from the coding sequence ATGATTGATATTAAGGATTTCAGGGACGTGACCCTCAAAGATAAAGCTTTTTTCAAAGATTTTTTTTCAAAGTACCCATCCGAACACAGCGACAATACATTTCCGACAATGGTGTGCTGGTCGGAATATGCGCACTACAGGTTTGTAAACGTCGGAGGTGCGGTCATTATTTCATCCGAGATCGACGGAGACTATTCATTCAGGGGGCCTTTCGGAGAATATGACAATTCATTATTGATCGATACTCTGAAACTTGCAAAAGAATACGGAACAGACCACGCATATGAAATATTTGACAAAAATACATTTCTGAGAGTCCTTAAATATATTCCAAAGGATGTAATAGTTCCCGAACGGGATTTCTTCGACTATGTATACGATACCGAACTGCTTGCCGATCTTCCAGGAAAGGATTTTTTCAATATCAGGAAGCAGATCAACAAATTCAAGAATAAATGCAGTTACAAGATCGAGGATATCTCAGAGGAAAGCCTTGAAAGCATTCATAAATTCCTTATAAAATGGTGCGAATGGAAGCATTGCGAAGAGAATAGCGTTCTGAATTACGAGATGAGCGCCCTGCAGTATGCAGTCGATCACTATAAAGAACTGGAGCTTTCCGGGATTATCATCAAAAACGAGGAAGACATTATTGCCCTTTCGATATATGAGGAATTGAACTCCGACAATATTGTGGTTCATTTTGAGAAAGGACTGCCGAAATGCAGCGGGAGCTATAAAATAATCAATAATGAAACCGCGAAAAAACTCAAAGGAAAATATAAATTTATCAACAGGGAATCCGATCTCGGTCTGCCCGGTTTAAGGGAAGCCAAGATGAGGTATCACCCCGATCACTTTTCAAAAGTGTATGTTGTAAAGGCGGAGAATATTCCGGATTTTTAA
- a CDS encoding ATP-binding cassette domain-containing protein, with the protein MHILETRNLKYSYNNDIEALKGINFIAGRKQKIAIIGANGAGKSTLFKHFNGILTPSSGEVLVHGEPISKSNLKEIRKTVGIVFQNSDDQIFSPTVEEDIAFGPTNLGLDEETIQHRVNETLRLLSIEHLRDRVPHHLSGGEKKRVAIAGVLAMEPQVIVLDEPTAGLDPRGVKDLIGFLNELPEKYGMTIIFSTHSVELVPEIADYVYVLDKGAIVAQGGVRDVFGNEELLNEIGLEVPVFPRLIKSLNRRGMNIDMAFTFDETEDAIAREFSRLK; encoded by the coding sequence ATGCATATTCTGGAAACACGAAACCTGAAGTACTCATATAATAACGACATAGAGGCACTGAAGGGAATAAATTTTATCGCCGGCAGAAAGCAGAAGATCGCGATAATAGGTGCGAACGGCGCAGGCAAGAGCACCCTGTTCAAACACTTCAACGGAATCCTGACACCATCCTCCGGCGAAGTTCTTGTCCACGGTGAGCCAATATCAAAATCCAATTTAAAGGAGATTAGGAAGACTGTAGGGATCGTTTTCCAGAACTCTGATGACCAGATCTTCTCTCCGACCGTCGAAGAGGATATTGCATTCGGGCCAACCAATCTCGGCCTTGATGAAGAGACAATTCAGCACAGGGTAAACGAGACACTAAGACTTCTGTCGATCGAACACCTCAGGGACAGGGTTCCGCATCATCTCAGCGGAGGAGAGAAAAAAAGAGTTGCCATTGCAGGAGTCCTTGCAATGGAGCCCCAGGTTATCGTCCTCGACGAGCCTACCGCGGGGCTCGATCCCCGCGGGGTAAAAGATCTGATAGGTTTCTTAAACGAGCTTCCGGAAAAATACGGTATGACGATTATCTTCTCCACGCATTCCGTAGAACTTGTACCGGAGATTGCCGATTATGTATATGTTCTGGATAAAGGGGCGATTGTTGCACAGGGCGGAGTCAGGGATGTGTTCGGCAACGAGGAACTTCTGAATGAAATAGGCCTCGAAGTGCCTGTTTTCCCAAGACTGATCAAATCTCTCAACAGGAGAGGAATGAATATCGATATGGCATTTACATTTGATGAAACAGAAGATGCCATTGCAAGGGAATTCAGCAGATTGAAATGA
- a CDS encoding DUF1894 domain-containing protein: protein MGCIEKTPYEVLLRNASFAECREYQKKHYSELHEVKPGHKIFDVHIIGIPPVYIALDGEDLIFPYTKPCHGTFLLKVRNPEEAAKYRKN, encoded by the coding sequence ATGGGCTGTATAGAAAAGACGCCATATGAGGTCTTGCTAAGGAATGCAAGTTTTGCGGAATGCCGCGAGTACCAGAAGAAGCACTATTCCGAACTTCATGAGGTAAAACCGGGTCACAAGATCTTTGATGTTCATATAATCGGGATACCTCCTGTATATATTGCTCTTGACGGAGAGGACCTCATATTTCCGTATACAAAGCCCTGCCACGGGACATTCCTCCTTAAGGTGAGAAATCCTGAGGAAGCGGCAAAGTATAGAAAAAATTAG
- a CDS encoding DUF5806 family protein translates to MEEEPESQDFNNIDPVEVDPEKDSIEQPDPGDIPDIDINNEETDDTADKHKTTEPGILNLNEIDNPMDQPERKPLSEEDLQRINKYKKFKKVDGSAYRRVNQFLRKHTYITAREWAIARLCSDFTTRGGAEMTFIGENLPNLVPFMIDTYTPQAVNQARSSFKRKVRKSGATFFYGALCGFFTADELDDILFESSEIARFLLEIEGTAVDIDDEIDIEDRITEVMRSVAEAASMLRTGNSPNSDNSEKRDRKISLDEPEDDDEEYPDDINE, encoded by the coding sequence ATGGAAGAAGAACCTGAATCTCAGGATTTCAATAACATAGATCCGGTGGAAGTTGATCCTGAAAAGGACAGCATCGAACAGCCGGACCCTGGCGATATACCGGATATCGATATAAATAACGAAGAGACGGATGATACCGCAGACAAACACAAAACAACAGAGCCCGGGATCCTTAATCTAAACGAAATTGATAATCCGATGGATCAGCCTGAAAGGAAACCTCTCTCTGAAGAGGATCTTCAAAGAATAAACAAATATAAAAAATTCAAAAAAGTTGACGGTTCGGCATACAGGCGTGTAAACCAGTTTCTAAGAAAACACACATATATCACTGCAAGAGAATGGGCAATCGCGAGGCTATGTTCAGATTTTACAACAAGGGGCGGAGCCGAGATGACATTTATCGGCGAAAACCTTCCCAATCTCGTCCCGTTCATGATTGATACATATACCCCGCAGGCAGTCAACCAGGCAAGAAGCTCCTTCAAACGAAAGGTGCGGAAATCAGGTGCAACCTTTTTTTATGGAGCATTATGCGGTTTTTTTACAGCCGACGAACTTGACGACATTCTTTTTGAATCCAGTGAAATCGCCCGTTTCCTCCTTGAGATCGAGGGTACTGCCGTAGATATCGATGACGAGATCGATATCGAAGACAGGATTACTGAGGTGATGAGAAGCGTGGCCGAAGCAGCATCGATGCTCAGAACCGGTAATTCCCCTAATTCCGACAATTCGGAAAAAAGAGACAGGAAAATATCCCTGGATGAGCCTGAAGATGACGATGAAGAATACCCCGATGACATCAATGAATGA
- the xerA gene encoding site-specific tyrosine recombinase/integron integrase, whose product MEGDYFSEWLKRFSHHLRMRNFSPRTIASYEGAVKKFGYYLWIRRNMGQEKLVIYWNDLANARLDTEIDTTPMMINDFLAFLTSLRDYKATTLQRIISSLSSFYRYCYTQGVVDSNPLAAIDRPKIKEKELRYLKHNQVLSLFNSINNERDRLIIRTIYATGVRVSELCSINIEDIDFEDRIIRVKGKGGKIRTVFIDEDTLQDINHYTSGRISGPLFEGQQGKNISPRTVQHIFERYAPTGITPHKIRHSYASELYRRSKNLRVVQENLGHSSIQTTEVYLHTDIDERREVYKKYFPLSKE is encoded by the coding sequence AGGTTCAGTCACCACCTCCGAATGAGGAATTTTTCCCCAAGAACGATAGCCAGCTACGAAGGGGCAGTAAAGAAATTCGGTTACTACCTGTGGATAAGGCGAAACATGGGACAGGAAAAACTGGTAATCTACTGGAACGATCTCGCAAACGCCAGACTGGATACTGAGATCGATACGACACCGATGATGATCAACGATTTTCTTGCATTTCTGACGTCATTACGGGACTATAAAGCAACCACACTTCAAAGGATCATCTCCTCCCTCAGCTCATTTTACAGGTACTGCTATACCCAGGGAGTAGTTGATTCGAACCCCCTTGCTGCCATCGACAGGCCGAAGATAAAGGAAAAAGAGCTGAGATACCTTAAACACAACCAGGTCTTATCGCTCTTTAATTCGATAAACAACGAAAGAGACAGGCTCATCATAAGAACAATATACGCGACCGGTGTCCGTGTATCTGAACTTTGTTCGATAAATATCGAGGATATCGACTTTGAAGACCGCATCATCAGGGTAAAAGGAAAAGGAGGTAAAATCCGGACCGTTTTCATCGACGAAGACACCCTGCAGGACATTAATCATTATACATCAGGCAGGATCTCAGGGCCGCTTTTTGAAGGACAACAGGGAAAGAACATATCCCCGCGGACGGTTCAGCACATATTCGAAAGATATGCCCCCACAGGAATTACGCCGCATAAAATAAGGCACAGTTACGCAAGCGAATTGTACAGGAGGTCCAAAAATTTGAGAGTTGTCCAGGAAAACCTGGGCCACAGTTCGATCCAGACGACCGAGGTATACCTGCATACGGATATAGATGAGAGAAGAGAGGTCTATAAGAAATATTTCCCCCTTTCAAAGGAATAA
- the cbiQ gene encoding cobalt ECF transporter T component CbiQ, translating to MIEELYAIEKLAMGTSPIHILDSRIKIIICFAAIIAMVAYPYSVSVWIPGLLFFLFFLMLWVISELPVTTYLKRLVMILPFGIFIILFQIFFENSHYDTFTVLVPLPLGINIYSESVEFAAILFVKFIICISFIILLSSTTPMQNLLTGARRLGLPPEFALVIGLMIRYLFVFAEMFGRVMNVFETKCFNSFDRSLPYKYRLKILGYTVGTMFIRSYEQGERTYISMLCRGYSKDSYLQISKKEIKPGEWIIVCIALMFIIMVPLVGYFSGI from the coding sequence ATGATCGAAGAATTGTATGCCATCGAAAAACTGGCAATGGGAACCAGCCCAATACACATTCTCGATTCAAGAATAAAGATCATAATCTGTTTTGCCGCAATTATTGCAATGGTTGCATATCCATATTCTGTTTCCGTATGGATTCCGGGGTTGCTCTTCTTTTTATTCTTCCTGATGCTCTGGGTGATCTCGGAGCTGCCCGTAACAACATACCTGAAAAGACTGGTTATGATCCTGCCGTTCGGGATATTTATTATACTCTTCCAGATATTCTTTGAAAACAGTCACTATGATACTTTTACAGTGCTGGTGCCCCTTCCGCTCGGCATAAACATATACAGCGAATCCGTCGAATTCGCAGCGATACTGTTTGTAAAATTCATCATATGCATCTCCTTCATAATTCTTCTGTCATCAACCACCCCGATGCAGAACCTGCTCACGGGCGCCAGAAGGCTGGGGCTTCCGCCGGAATTCGCCCTTGTAATTGGCCTCATGATCAGGTACCTTTTCGTCTTTGCTGAAATGTTCGGCAGGGTGATGAATGTATTCGAGACAAAATGCTTCAACTCCTTCGACAGATCCCTGCCGTACAAGTACAGGCTGAAGATACTCGGATATACTGTGGGAACGATGTTCATCAGGTCATATGAACAGGGGGAGCGGACATATATCAGCATGCTATGCAGGGGCTACTCGAAGGATTCATACCTTCAGATCAGCAAAAAGGAGATCAAACCGGGGGAATGGATTATTGTCTGTATTGCCCTTATGTTCATTATCATGGTTCCGCTGGTCGGATATTTTTCAGGAATTTAG